One stretch of Methermicoccus shengliensis DSM 18856 DNA includes these proteins:
- the cas1 gene encoding CRISPR-associated endonuclease Cas1 — protein MSFSIRMIERRLRNVVISAHGCSLRREGDMLRVVWVDGDEERVVRVSPHEVEQVIVAGEASVSTGAIRLLVENSTDLVFVSHRPSFFARVVRSDSNMITELWRRQIAMGLEERMAIAREILLCATYNKLRMLQSIAKNRDVDFHDEIEHITSRKEQLAVAESTEELMGAEGEVARVYFGALRRVIPSEMGFERREKHPPHDPVNSLLSYGYTVLHSRVEWALMLAGLNPYEGVLHVAYRNRPALSFDLMEEFRQPIVDRVVLTLIARGSVRVEDFDRGPEMCYMSENVKRMYLDALYTRMEQRYMYGGKRVELLDVIHGQARKLASAIRGDCEYRGFKWR, from the coding sequence GTGAGTTTTTCCATAAGGATGATAGAAAGGCGGCTACGAAACGTTGTGATATCCGCCCACGGCTGTAGCCTGCGGCGCGAGGGGGATATGCTGAGGGTCGTGTGGGTGGATGGGGATGAGGAGAGGGTGGTCAGAGTATCGCCCCACGAGGTCGAGCAGGTAATAGTGGCAGGCGAGGCATCGGTGAGCACTGGAGCCATCAGGCTGCTTGTGGAGAACAGCACAGACCTCGTCTTCGTGAGCCACAGGCCCAGCTTTTTTGCAAGGGTCGTGCGCAGCGACTCCAACATGATAACTGAGCTGTGGCGGAGGCAGATAGCGATGGGGCTGGAGGAGAGGATGGCGATAGCACGGGAGATTCTGCTGTGTGCCACGTACAACAAGCTCCGCATGCTGCAGAGCATCGCAAAGAACCGAGATGTGGACTTCCATGATGAGATTGAGCACATCACGTCGAGAAAGGAGCAGCTCGCTGTGGCGGAGAGTACTGAGGAGCTTATGGGAGCAGAGGGCGAGGTAGCAAGGGTGTACTTCGGGGCGCTTCGCAGGGTGATACCCTCTGAGATGGGGTTCGAGAGGAGGGAGAAGCATCCACCCCACGACCCAGTGAACTCCCTGCTGAGCTATGGGTACACCGTACTGCACTCTCGAGTGGAGTGGGCGCTCATGCTCGCAGGGCTGAACCCCTATGAGGGTGTGCTTCATGTAGCATACAGGAACCGTCCAGCTCTCAGCTTTGACCTCATGGAGGAGTTCAGACAGCCGATAGTGGACAGGGTGGTGCTCACACTCATAGCACGAGGAAGTGTGAGGGTGGAGGACTTCGACAGAGGGCCCGAGATGTGCTACATGAGTGAGAACGTGAAGCGGATGTACCTCGATGCTCTGTACACGAGGATGGAGCAGCGGTATATGTATGGGGGCAAGAGGGTCGAGCTTCTGGATGTGATACATGGACAGGCAAGGAAGCTCGCGAGTGCAATCAGGGGGGATTGCGAGTACAGGGGGTTCAAGTGGAGGTAG
- the cas2 gene encoding CRISPR-associated endonuclease Cas2 translates to MDEGVHLYIMYDIEDNAIRGRLAARLMFYGMRRIQYSVFEGVVSPREKLTIVEEIDGLALGDNDKVHIVELCARCVKKRIVIGDMPEEREHLVL, encoded by the coding sequence ATGGATGAGGGTGTGCATCTGTACATCATGTACGACATAGAGGATAACGCCATCAGAGGCAGGCTTGCGGCTCGCCTCATGTTCTACGGGATGAGGAGGATACAGTACAGTGTGTTTGAGGGAGTTGTGAGCCCAAGAGAGAAGCTAACAATCGTGGAGGAGATAGATGGGCTTGCGCTTGGGGACAACGACAAGGTGCATATAGTGGAGCTGTGTGCCCGCTGCGTGAAAAAGAGGATAGTAATCGGGGATATGCCAGAGGAGAGAGAGCATCTCGTGCTGTGA